Below is a genomic region from Vitis riparia cultivar Riparia Gloire de Montpellier isolate 1030 chromosome 5, EGFV_Vit.rip_1.0, whole genome shotgun sequence.
GTCAACATAAACTTCCAAATATTGAATTGTTGTGATCATATCATCAGGCAATTGgagtaaaatattatataatctCTGGTAGCACCCATTGTACACTGGATCCCACCCACCCACCCAATCCACTGCAAATGTCCTTCAATAAAGAGATTGCCACTTGATActtattataataatgataCCTAAAAGGCTAAAGTCAAATAATGTTACTCAGCACCTTGTCTAGCAACAACTCCGTCAAAGTCTGATAATCTCCCATTTATTTAAAGAGGAAGGTCTGTTGCTCATTTGCATAGTCAGCTGAAGCACCTTCACTTAACCAACAAGCCCTTTCGCTTCTCACATTTCAAGATGTTGAAGCCACTGTCGACATCCATTTTCTTCACACTGCTTGTTGCTATTGGGCACATTGCAACTACCGTGGCTGCAGTTGAGGTTGCAGCAGAGGGTGGAGAGCATGTGATTGAGTTATACATGCACGACATTCTTGGTGGAAGTAGCCCAACAGCTAGGCCGGTCACTGGCTTGCTAGGGAACATCTATAGTGGTCAAGTGCCCTTCGCTAGGCCAGTTGGGTTCCTTCCCCCAAAAGGTGGGGTTGCTATCCCCAATGCCAATGGCGCTCTTCCAACCGTGAACACCAATGGCATCCCTCTAGGAACTGGCTTAGCAGGCACAAACTTTGTTGGAAATCCTAATCGTAATAATGGTAGACCTGCAACCCAACTAGGACCCGATGGGCTGGGACTAGGCTTTGGAACGATCACTGTCATTGATGATGTGTTGACCTCCGGGCCTGATTTGGGATCCCAGCAAATGGGGAAAGCTCAAGGAGTCTATGTGGCAAGCTCTGTAGACGGGACAACTCAGATGATGACATTTACTTCAATGATCGAAGGAGGGGAATACGGGGATAGCATCAACTTTTTTGGAGTGTACAAGATTGGGAGCACCATGTCACGTTTGTCTGTGACCGGTGGGACAGGCAAGTTTAAGAATGCTTGTGGGTTTGCAGAGATAAGGCCACTCATACCATCCGGACAACATGTCACAGATGGTGTGGAAACACTGCTGAGGATTACCGCCCATCTAAGCTACTGAGAATGGTATCAGTATAGTGGTTTAAGAGGAAATGTGCATTTGTTTTTATGTGAAAATGAATGTGGGCATGGATTGAAGTTTCTGTGTCTGTGTTAGCAGTGAGTCCagcaatgttttcaaaaatttattgatACTTGAGTTGTAATCCCCTGATAGAAATGTTCTTTATGTGATCTGTTTGAATTTGGTAATGGCATATAGACAACTATCTCTTGTTGGATGAATCCTTTAACCATAGAGCTATATGTTACACCTTGTACTCTATTGAGCAATCAATACCAGACATGGACAATTGAGATTTTCAGTGATGACCTTTTATTCATTCTCCCATTCTGAACTATAAAAGTGATTCTACAGTTGCTAATATGCAACAAGGAGATTAACTTGGACTTTTTACACAAAGAAAGATTCAGAATGTCATATATACAGACcctgaaatgaaaaaaaaaaaaaactgtgaaTGGGTGCCATTGCCTAGAACCTTTCCAAAATGTACAGACAATAGCAGAAAAGCCTAATTTATAGAAAAtggcataaaataaataaaaaataaaaaactaagatAAGAAACCTTCTTACCTTGATCCAAGCAAAGCTGCGATAAGTTATCACTTTGGTAATGAGCTTAACAAACGCTTACCACTTCATCTGAAGTTAACAACCCCCTTTCAAAACTGTATTTTTCCATTCATACCTTGATAACTGGGTTTTCCAAAACCTGCCAGTCCTACATAAATCTacctttttccttgtttttttttttttttccttgctgGTGTACCCATGTTCTGAAAGTTTTGCTCTGTGTTAAGTATGCATTTAACTTCTAGAAAAAATCATCTGAAACCGATTCCTTGGAGCTAGACAAGCAAAGATTTTCACTGGTCTAATGTTTTTGAACTTTTAACTTTCTTCTTGATTCACACTTCTAGACAACACAAGTTCGACCTGATTTGAAGCTTAAGCAGGGTGTGGTAAAAATTGGGAAGGAAGGTAACTAACATATCTAAGCTTATATCAAGATGGGTGAGGGGAGAGACTAGACAAGGAAAGAAAGTAGGAACTGGGAAAAACTAGCAGTTGTAGTAGCCCTAATAGTTAAGTGCTAGTTGGATGCTAAGTCATATCTAAAGCCCTATTTGGATTGATATTTTAgaaatcaaaatctcttttaaaCCTAAATAAGAGCTCTTGACTGTATTTTTGTAACTAATGAAAAGAATTTCTatctttaaaaagaatttaatatgCAAAAACAATGTTGTTTTATCAGGAATGTCCCATTTTACCCTGAAGTTGTTACAAAGTTAATGAAACTTTGATAATGCTAGAATTGTCCCTTTGAAATTATATtgtcaacatcaatttctagtTAAGGGTAAACacaaaaagttatttaaaaaataagatctAAAGAAGATGAATGACAGTAAGTATAAAATAGTAGTggtgtcttttcttttttctttttttctctccttttaacttttttaatatatagttaAAAAAGATCAAACCTAACCAAAACAGGGAGCCAGAAATGTGTATAGACCTATTCAAGAAAACCtttataagtttgaattaaCAGCTAAGGTTCTTGAGTTTTCAGTATCACAAACCAAAACAAATGATAGATAAAATTGGCTCAGGAACCCATCATGCATTAGATTTCATCCATTCAACACATGACATGTGTGGCTAATAAAAATACCCAAAACATATTGGTTTAGCTTCCCACAACTAATATACACACTCCAACAACTGCACCAGCATTTGTGTTTCACAACTACTCCATCTTAACCAAATGACCTCCTGTCTATTTAAAGAGCAAGGTCTACAGCACAACCGCATATTCTGGTTAACCTTCAACTAGAAGTTCTTAGAGACCCAAAGCCCCTCACACACACAAATTGCAAGATGTTCAAGCAATCATCACTGGACATCTCCATCACCATGCTAATTGCTAGCACATGGATGGCAACAATTGTGTCAGCAGTGGATCTTGCAACAGCAGGTGGGGAAGCGCCAGTCCTTGAGTTATACATGCATGACATTCTTGGAGGCAATAGCCCTACAGCTAGGCCGATTACCGGCTTGCTAGGGAACATCTACAGTGGTCAAGTACCCTTTGCTAGGCCAGTGGGGTTCAATACTCCAAAAGATGGGGTCGCCATCCCTAATGCCAATGGTGCCATTCCACTTGTTAATGGCAACAACGGTATCCCATTAGGAACAGGATTAGCAGGTAGTGCTTTTGGAGGAAAACCAAATGACCCAAACCAGAATGGTAAAACGGCAACCCAATTAGGACCAGATGGGTTGGGTCTAGGTTTTGGAACGATCACTGTCATTGATGATGTGTTGACCTCTGGGCCAGAGCTAGGGTCACAGTCTATAGGGAAAGCCCAGGGAGTTTATGTGGCAAGCTCTGCAGATGGTACCACACAAATGATGGCATTCACAGCTATGATGGAAGGAGGAGAATATGGTGATAACCTCAACTTCTTTGGAGTGTACAAGATTGGAAGCGCTATGTCACGTTTGTCTGTGACCGGTGGAACAGGAAAGTTTAAGAATGCTCGTGGTTTTGGTGAGGTGCGGCCACTCATACCATCTGGACAACATGTCACAGATGGTGCAGAGACATTGTTGAGGATCACTGTCCATCTAAGCTACTAAGGATGGTACTGTGAATGAAAATTTGCTGTGGGTGTGGTTGTGGGAAAATGAATGTGTGTATGGTTTGTTATTTTCCTGTTAATGTGGCATCTATGAGTAAGGAATATGTTTTAAGTTTTATCAGTCCACTAGGTTCTAACTTCCACAAGTGCCCAACCCCACTCTCTTCCAACTCAAAAACATGGTAAAATCGAACATGGACTCCTGCTTCATCAATACCAGTTTCACATTTCACAGTTCCCATATTTCACAATTGCAACCAATTACAAGCAGCCACAtcagtacaaaaaaaaattcaaaaaaaaaaaaaaaaatcattcaagatCAAAAGAAAGTAGCCAACTTGTAAGCAATTTTATTCTGCACATCCCTTGTATCAagaactttaaatttaaaacttgtaCAGTACTACAATGTACTTAAATTTTCTACATTTTAATTCTAGGTTGAATTGTGATGTTTGATAAATGAAGGCTTCAATGGACTTTTGAATTTGATAAAGCACATATTTATTTATCCATTAGGTAAGACAATTATGCAGAATATAATACTTAACGACGGCCGGTAACTCTGTTGTAACTTGTAAACTGAATATAGGAAAGATATTCTCACAGGCATCAGACACCAATGATGCAGACTGTCTGACAAAAAGTTCCCCAACACAGAAAGAACCGCACAAATTAGTGTGGTACCTAAAAACCAATCCAAGTCTAGTTACCCCATGTTGCACTTAAATAAGAGCTCCTCCTTCCTCATATTCAAGCATGTGTGGAAACAGTAAGCCACTCCATAGAGAGTCTTTGGAGGATTCCAGTAATTTTACTTGTTTAGCAATAGCTACCAGCCCATCTAAGACTTGGAGAGAGACGTTATCACCAACATCAAGAGGTGAACATTCGTGCCTGCTTTAAGAAGTCTACTCTGCAATTGATTTATGATTCATAAGTTGGTTTTTACCAGAACTTTGTCACCCATGTTCCAACTAAAAGTTTTGGCTATCTAATTTAGAGAATTCCATAAAGCAAGGCATCACCAAACTGGCTTAGAACCAATAGTTCATTATCTAATAGATCTTTCTGTACTAATACCCCATCCGAGGGTTATCACTATTTATCAAATCTGTTCCTATCTAACACAAGGCTATTGATCCAATGACAAAGACATTGTTGAGAAAAAGATGGCTTTTCCCTAATGAAATGAAAATCGGATACATGTAACAGGAGAGAGCTTTCCCCCTTAATCGGAAAGATATGTGGCCATGAAATAGGATTAAGTGGAAGAGAATTGACTGTGTGGTAAAGTCATCGAAACATGCATGCAAAGAAGAGAATTGTACAAGTAATGTGATTTAGAACTTAGCCATCCACCTAATTCATGGCAGAGTGACCAAAGTTAAACAAAATTTGAAGTTCAGCCTTAAACTGCTCTTCAGTATCTCAGCTTGAACATCAGCAGATCAGCAAATGAATGAGAAGGATATCACCTATATTATTGAAGATGGGGACTAAAAGTAAAGAATCGCTTCCAGAGAGCTCATGAATCCTCCCCCCACcaccaaaacaacaaaaaaaaaaataaaaaataaagaaagaaagaaagaaagaaagaaggaatcTTACAAAGTTAGCATAAGGCAACAAATTTACCTATTGTTTTGACAGACACAGGTTGGGAGCCTGTGTTCATGAGATGTGGCTAGGAAGAATATTATCACAAGGAGCGTTAGTGGAAAGACTAGGCAAAATACGATTAGACATGTAACATTTGGGGAAAACCTAGAAgtagaaaatgaatttcaacTCATATTCCAGTAGAGCCAGAATAGCTCACCCAGATTGGTTTAAGCAGTTTCAATTTGCAACAGTATTTACAATTTCATGCCAATATAATCCATGACTGTCAAGTCCAACATGGAGTAGACAACCTTGGTCACCAGGGGAtgcaaacaacaaaaaagattGCAGACAACTCCACATGCTTCAGGGGTGGGATCCTTATTGCTTT
It encodes:
- the LOC117914927 gene encoding dirigent protein 16-like, with protein sequence MLKPLSTSIFFTLLVAIGHIATTVAAVEVAAEGGEHVIELYMHDILGGSSPTARPVTGLLGNIYSGQVPFARPVGFLPPKGGVAIPNANGALPTVNTNGIPLGTGLAGTNFVGNPNRNNGRPATQLGPDGLGLGFGTITVIDDVLTSGPDLGSQQMGKAQGVYVASSVDGTTQMMTFTSMIEGGEYGDSINFFGVYKIGSTMSRLSVTGGTGKFKNACGFAEIRPLIPSGQHVTDGVETLLRITAHLSY
- the LOC117914893 gene encoding dirigent protein 16 — protein: MFKQSSLDISITMLIASTWMATIVSAVDLATAGGEAPVLELYMHDILGGNSPTARPITGLLGNIYSGQVPFARPVGFNTPKDGVAIPNANGAIPLVNGNNGIPLGTGLAGSAFGGKPNDPNQNGKTATQLGPDGLGLGFGTITVIDDVLTSGPELGSQSIGKAQGVYVASSADGTTQMMAFTAMMEGGEYGDNLNFFGVYKIGSAMSRLSVTGGTGKFKNARGFGEVRPLIPSGQHVTDGAETLLRITVHLSY